From a single Fulvivirga ulvae genomic region:
- a CDS encoding T9SS type A sorting domain-containing protein, translating into MFVPLKKTSHLVAFLAVLAVFVWLIAENTDSQPELKVIHVTLDKKSKKIAKRDRIDLAMRQEFDMTRDPKLMYIPKVRLKKAREVRENKVSKNKNANAKIAGVTWTERGPDNVGGRTRALMWDPNDAGSSKVWAGSVTGGLWYNDNITNSASSWQNVSDTWNNISISALTYDPNNTNIMYLGTGEGHVIGSTRGEGMYKSTDGGNTWTHMTASNGFYATDEDFHYVNDIIIKNEGGSSVVYVAVQNSVNNYTYHGNSASGEQGLWRSTDGGVNFTQVLPNVPSQSYTYNVADIELSASGRIFVGTTSDLYSSGGGGRILYSDNGTSWSTAYNPGSGERVELACAPSDADVVYAIASDGLNVDWMAKTVVGDQASPTTWTSLTVPRYTAQSCTNASEDFTRGQAWYDLIMAVHPANANTVIIGGIDLYRSTNGGSSFSLISYWTGGCDTYVHADQHMILFNPNDVDEVIFGNDGGVFYSADITAGNPTINARNNGYNVTQFYGAAIHPAAGTNHFLAGAQDNGSHRFGSAGINSTTEVSGGDGAYCNIDQDEPDYQWTQYVYNNFYRSTNGGSSFSGISEFGSSTGRFINPSRYDDANNIMYSAAGTDEILRWSNPKTGSSGSFVSLNSLDGQQISAIAVSPNTSNRLFVGTGTGIGGGAGGKVYRIDDAHTGSTRTAVDISSSSFPPNSYISCVEVENGNDDHILVTFSNYGVSSIWETTDGGSAWTEVEGDLPDMPVRWILFHPLDNNAAIIATELGVWTTSELNGAGTTWGPADSGFPNVRTDMLQLRGSDNEVIAATHGRGLFSSSSFASSPTTDPEISFTLVSSTDAESSAQAASAGDCRPYKDHTLSMSIANAPTGDATVTLSLGTGSATEWADFAYSTNGNFTNGGKSNELEFADGATADQTFTLRVYDDAAVESPETIAFEFSISGTTNAVKASAKTTHTFTITDNDQNPDTRTGTTLIDENFESGSVPAGWAVYELGTTSVNDWRIDTENAITGIYSAHISSSSGTGNYNGNDDALTILVTPEIDATGLSDMTFSFNYKCNGEALTDIGALLYSTDGINFSQLGSTLFHGVTAVTNYEITLPALLENNTFYLAFYWENDGSVANDPAFVVDDVKLTAPGDLTIASTLNYNDEQYLGPYETVAFYDQATGELLAQIENTSSHDYGCTSVTIDRSGTGTTEFWSADPSEYLMDKTIFVTPSINNASGSYNITLYYTSSEVDSWVAATGKASVDLKIAKVNVAIDNINPSSSGSYNPELGSSNSSVAFADGYAITSSFTTGFSGFGAGDPGAPPIALPVKLLAFEAALADDNVQLTWSSATENNSDYIEIEYANDGENFNKIGRVDAAGNSEGERHYAFTHEHVGYGNHYYRLKMVDLDDTYEYSWVETAFQNTSAFSLLRLYPVPVTDVLTVNYSCDNNDPVTFRLVDHTGNTVYTRIANGQPGNNTTHIDSRQLRSGMYVLSVTNKGRQLSRRVVIR; encoded by the coding sequence GTGTTTGTACCCCTTAAAAAAACCAGCCACCTGGTGGCTTTTTTGGCCGTTTTAGCAGTCTTTGTATGGTTAATAGCCGAAAACACTGATTCGCAACCTGAGCTAAAAGTCATTCATGTAACATTGGATAAAAAATCGAAGAAAATTGCTAAAAGGGATCGGATTGACCTGGCCATGAGACAGGAGTTCGACATGACCCGCGACCCGAAACTCATGTATATTCCAAAAGTCAGGTTAAAAAAAGCCCGGGAAGTCAGAGAAAATAAAGTTAGCAAAAACAAAAATGCAAATGCAAAAATAGCCGGTGTGACATGGACAGAACGTGGCCCGGATAATGTAGGAGGAAGGACCCGCGCTTTGATGTGGGACCCTAATGATGCAGGAAGTAGTAAGGTATGGGCAGGCAGTGTTACAGGTGGCCTTTGGTATAATGATAATATCACCAACTCTGCCAGTAGCTGGCAAAATGTAAGCGACACCTGGAATAATATCTCAATAAGTGCCTTGACTTACGACCCGAACAATACCAATATTATGTATTTGGGAACCGGAGAAGGTCATGTTATTGGTTCCACCAGAGGTGAAGGTATGTACAAGAGTACTGATGGTGGAAATACATGGACACATATGACCGCATCAAATGGTTTTTATGCTACCGATGAGGATTTTCACTATGTCAATGATATCATTATTAAAAATGAAGGAGGTAGTAGCGTTGTATATGTAGCCGTACAAAATAGTGTAAATAATTATACCTATCATGGAAATTCAGCTTCCGGTGAGCAGGGCTTATGGAGATCAACGGATGGAGGGGTCAATTTTACGCAGGTATTACCCAATGTTCCTTCTCAATCCTACACCTATAATGTCGCAGATATTGAATTAAGTGCTTCCGGGAGAATATTTGTAGGAACCACATCAGACTTATATTCATCCGGTGGCGGTGGCAGAATACTTTACTCCGATAACGGAACTTCCTGGTCCACTGCCTATAATCCGGGATCTGGTGAGCGGGTGGAGCTTGCCTGTGCCCCGTCAGATGCTGATGTAGTTTATGCCATAGCTTCGGATGGGCTAAATGTGGATTGGATGGCTAAAACGGTTGTTGGAGATCAGGCAAGTCCCACTACATGGACTTCGTTGACAGTACCAAGATATACGGCACAGAGCTGCACCAATGCTTCGGAAGATTTCACGAGAGGCCAGGCATGGTATGACCTGATCATGGCTGTTCATCCTGCCAATGCCAACACCGTTATTATTGGAGGGATAGACCTTTACAGAAGCACTAATGGAGGCAGCAGTTTCAGTCTGATATCTTACTGGACCGGTGGATGCGATACTTATGTACATGCAGACCAGCACATGATCCTGTTTAATCCTAACGATGTTGATGAGGTGATATTTGGTAATGATGGAGGGGTCTTTTATTCAGCCGATATTACGGCTGGCAATCCCACCATAAATGCCAGAAACAATGGTTATAATGTAACTCAGTTTTATGGTGCTGCCATTCACCCGGCGGCCGGCACCAACCATTTTCTGGCTGGCGCCCAGGATAACGGCTCCCACAGGTTCGGGAGTGCAGGCATCAATTCCACTACAGAAGTATCCGGAGGCGATGGGGCTTACTGTAATATAGATCAGGATGAGCCGGATTATCAATGGACACAATATGTTTATAACAACTTCTACAGGTCAACCAATGGAGGCTCATCATTTTCAGGCATTTCTGAGTTTGGAAGTTCTACCGGTCGGTTTATTAACCCCAGCAGGTACGACGATGCGAACAACATTATGTATTCTGCTGCAGGCACCGATGAAATACTCAGGTGGAGCAACCCCAAAACCGGGAGCTCAGGAAGCTTTGTGTCATTAAACAGCCTTGATGGTCAGCAGATCTCGGCCATTGCTGTTTCTCCAAATACTTCAAACAGATTGTTTGTAGGCACGGGTACCGGAATAGGCGGAGGTGCAGGGGGTAAGGTCTATAGGATAGATGATGCCCACACCGGCAGTACTCGTACCGCCGTTGATATTTCAAGCAGTAGCTTTCCACCGAATAGCTATATATCATGCGTGGAAGTGGAGAATGGCAATGATGACCATATTCTGGTTACATTTAGCAATTATGGTGTCAGCAGTATTTGGGAGACCACAGATGGCGGCTCTGCATGGACAGAGGTAGAGGGTGACCTGCCCGACATGCCCGTCCGCTGGATACTGTTTCACCCTTTGGATAATAATGCGGCTATTATAGCCACCGAGTTGGGTGTCTGGACCACCAGTGAACTCAACGGAGCCGGCACCACCTGGGGGCCTGCTGATTCCGGATTTCCGAATGTAAGAACAGATATGCTTCAGCTCAGGGGATCAGACAATGAAGTCATTGCAGCTACCCATGGTCGGGGGTTATTCTCAAGCAGTAGCTTTGCCTCGTCACCTACCACTGATCCGGAAATCTCTTTTACCCTGGTATCCTCCACTGACGCAGAGTCTTCAGCCCAGGCAGCATCTGCAGGTGATTGCAGGCCATATAAAGACCATACCCTCAGCATGAGTATTGCCAATGCCCCCACAGGTGATGCCACAGTTACACTGAGCCTTGGTACAGGAAGTGCCACCGAATGGGCCGATTTCGCTTACAGCACAAATGGTAATTTTACAAATGGTGGCAAGTCAAATGAGCTGGAGTTTGCCGATGGTGCTACGGCAGATCAGACGTTTACACTGAGAGTATATGATGATGCAGCCGTCGAAAGCCCGGAAACAATAGCATTTGAATTTAGCATCTCCGGGACCACCAATGCCGTAAAAGCATCAGCTAAAACGACTCATACATTCACCATTACCGACAATGATCAGAACCCAGATACAAGAACGGGCACCACGCTGATTGACGAAAATTTTGAGAGCGGAAGTGTCCCTGCAGGATGGGCTGTATATGAGTTAGGAACAACCAGTGTGAACGACTGGAGAATTGATACTGAGAATGCAATTACAGGCATATATAGCGCCCATATAAGCAGCAGTAGCGGCACGGGCAACTACAATGGCAACGACGACGCGCTTACCATATTAGTTACACCGGAAATAGATGCTACCGGACTAAGTGACATGACATTCAGCTTTAACTATAAATGTAATGGAGAGGCCCTTACTGATATTGGAGCATTGTTATATTCAACTGATGGCATAAATTTTAGTCAGTTAGGCAGTACATTGTTTCATGGAGTTACCGCCGTCACAAATTATGAAATCACGCTGCCCGCACTTTTAGAGAACAATACCTTTTACCTTGCATTTTATTGGGAGAATGACGGATCAGTTGCCAATGATCCTGCTTTTGTGGTAGATGATGTAAAACTTACCGCACCTGGTGACTTAACCATAGCTTCTACTTTGAACTATAACGACGAACAGTACCTCGGACCATACGAAACGGTTGCTTTCTACGATCAGGCTACAGGCGAACTACTGGCTCAAATTGAAAATACCTCATCACACGATTACGGATGTACCTCGGTGACCATAGATCGGTCAGGAACAGGAACTACAGAATTCTGGAGTGCTGATCCCTCTGAATACTTAATGGATAAAACAATATTTGTAACACCATCAATAAATAATGCCAGTGGTTCGTATAACATCACACTCTACTATACATCGAGCGAGGTAGATAGCTGGGTTGCCGCCACAGGTAAGGCATCAGTTGATTTAAAAATAGCTAAAGTAAATGTTGCTATTGATAATATTAATCCCTCATCATCAGGCTCTTATAATCCAGAATTAGGCTCGTCTAATTCTTCGGTTGCATTTGCTGACGGCTATGCGATCACTTCATCATTTACCACAGGATTCTCAGGGTTTGGCGCCGGGGATCCGGGAGCTCCACCCATTGCCTTACCGGTTAAATTACTGGCTTTTGAAGCCGCACTGGCAGATGACAATGTGCAGCTTACCTGGTCTTCCGCTACCGAAAACAACTCTGATTACATTGAAATAGAGTACGCAAATGATGGTGAAAATTTCAACAAAATAGGCCGTGTAGACGCAGCCGGTAATTCTGAAGGGGAGCGCCATTATGCATTTACACATGAGCATGTTGGCTATGGTAATCACTACTACAGACTCAAAATGGTCGATCTTGATGATACCTATGAATACTCATGGGTAGAAACTGCCTTTCAAAACACCTCAGCATTTAGTTTGCTTAGGTTATATCCGGTTCCGGTAACAGACGTCCTTACTGTTAATTACAGTTGTGATAATAATGACCCTGTTACTTTCAGGCTGGTTGATCATACAGGCAATACCGTGTATACCCGGATAGCCAACGGACAGCCGGGAAATAACACTACTCATATCGATAGCCGGCAGTTAAGAAGTGGAATGTATGTGTTATCAGTAACCAATAAGGGTCGACAGCTCAGCAGGCGAGTGGTGATAAGGTAA
- a CDS encoding nucleotidyltransferase domain-containing protein: MTIEELKKKDLIIYECLSGSHAYGLSTPESDIDIKGVFILPKDEFYGLNYVAQVSDEGNDTVYYELGRFVELLSKSNPNILELLYSPEDCIRIMHPLFKSLRQHSFLSKQCKESFGGYAMAQIKKARGLNKKILNPVEKERKSVLDFCYIAEGQGAVPVKVFLKQHGFKQHEFGLSRIAHMPEMYGLYRGSTEFKGIVKSDDANDVCLSTVPFDVEPVGLMSFNKSAYSAYCREYKAYWDWVEKRNDQRYNGTLGHGKGYDAKNMMHTIRLLNMCEEIGKSRTLKVRREDRDYLLRVKNGLYTYDDLLDTAEIKISRIEKCYRKTDLQELPDIDLLNMLLVTIRRELYNGRIGKL; encoded by the coding sequence ATGACAATTGAAGAGCTAAAAAAGAAGGACCTGATTATATATGAATGCCTGAGCGGCAGCCATGCCTACGGGCTTTCGACTCCCGAATCTGATATCGACATCAAAGGGGTTTTCATTCTCCCAAAAGACGAGTTTTATGGCTTAAATTATGTGGCGCAGGTGAGTGACGAAGGTAATGACACGGTATATTATGAATTAGGGAGGTTTGTTGAACTATTGTCAAAAAGTAATCCGAATATTCTCGAATTGCTATATTCTCCGGAGGATTGTATCAGGATCATGCATCCTCTTTTTAAATCTTTGAGGCAGCATAGTTTTCTGTCAAAGCAATGTAAGGAAAGCTTCGGCGGCTATGCCATGGCACAGATAAAAAAGGCCAGAGGTTTGAATAAAAAGATACTGAACCCAGTAGAGAAAGAGCGCAAAAGTGTGCTGGACTTTTGCTATATAGCCGAGGGGCAAGGTGCTGTGCCTGTTAAAGTATTTCTTAAACAGCACGGATTTAAGCAGCATGAATTCGGACTGTCGCGGATAGCCCATATGCCGGAGATGTATGGCTTGTATCGTGGGAGTACAGAATTTAAAGGAATTGTTAAAAGTGATGATGCTAATGATGTTTGTCTGAGTACAGTTCCGTTTGATGTGGAACCTGTTGGCTTGATGTCTTTCAATAAATCGGCATACTCAGCATACTGCCGGGAATATAAGGCCTATTGGGACTGGGTGGAAAAGCGTAACGATCAGAGGTACAACGGTACTCTGGGACATGGCAAAGGTTATGATGCTAAAAATATGATGCACACGATCAGGTTGCTCAACATGTGCGAGGAGATTGGCAAATCACGGACTTTGAAAGTTAGGAGAGAAGATCGTGATTATCTTCTTCGTGTTAAAAACGGGTTATACACCTATGATGATTTGCTGGATACGGCTGAAATCAAGATTAGCAGGATTGAAAAATGTTATAGAAAGACAGATTTGCAGGAGTTGCCGGATATTGACCTGCTCAATATGCTTTTAGTTACAATAAGAAGAGAGCTATATAACGGCAGAATAGGCAAATTATAG
- a CDS encoding nucleotidyltransferase domain-containing protein, protein METLIKRKLKEIEKQKGVKVLYACESGSRAWGFPSPDSDYDVRFIYAHDLEWSLSIRKRKDTIDLPVNDLLDIGGWEVGKALKLLWKSNGPFLEWMQSPIVYYAEDSFTSMIKELCPYYFSPIALMYHYQSMAKKYHEACRGQKEVKLKRYFYALRAAMAGKWIREKGSIPPIQLTKMLVLADDPVCAKVYELIDVKSCQSEGYVHPAEPLINDFLAQTIQDNDLVAAGLPSERGDFEKLDHFYRTVVKSV, encoded by the coding sequence ATGGAAACTTTAATAAAACGGAAGCTCAAAGAAATAGAAAAGCAAAAAGGAGTGAAAGTACTCTATGCCTGTGAGTCTGGCTCAAGGGCATGGGGTTTCCCTTCTCCGGATAGCGATTATGATGTGCGATTTATCTATGCACATGATCTCGAATGGAGTTTGTCCATCAGAAAGAGAAAGGATACTATAGATCTCCCTGTCAATGATTTGCTTGATATTGGCGGCTGGGAAGTGGGAAAGGCATTAAAGTTATTATGGAAGTCCAACGGGCCATTTCTGGAGTGGATGCAATCTCCTATTGTTTATTATGCTGAGGATTCATTTACCAGTATGATAAAGGAATTGTGCCCTTATTATTTTTCGCCCATCGCATTGATGTACCACTATCAAAGCATGGCGAAAAAGTACCATGAAGCCTGTCGGGGGCAGAAGGAAGTCAAACTTAAAAGGTACTTCTATGCCCTGCGGGCGGCAATGGCGGGCAAGTGGATAAGGGAAAAAGGCTCAATACCTCCCATACAATTGACCAAAATGCTTGTATTGGCAGATGACCCCGTTTGCGCGAAGGTTTATGAATTGATCGATGTTAAATCCTGCCAAAGCGAAGGTTATGTTCATCCCGCTGAGCCATTGATCAATGATTTTCTGGCACAGACTATTCAGGATAATGACCTGGTTGCTGCCGGTTTACCCTCTGAAAGGGGTGATTTTGAAAAGCTTGATCATTTTTACCGGACTGTAGTTAAAAGTGTGTAA
- a CDS encoding RtcB family protein: MKEMKANITGKELLDLGYPEGKVIGIALEIAEQHYGSCGIEQTAKVLKSVLLKPEDFVNDNQLSAIAQELLKPKDDVLPLRDTPDLYKVYGAEGIEQGAVKQIEMAMRLPVARAGALMPDAHQGYGLPIGGVLATENAVIPYGVGVDIGCRMCMTIYDIPESILSERKDDLRKMLIRNTKFGRATFSRPKDHEVLENSLFNEIKLIGGLKDKAASQIGSSGGGNHFVEFGITEIEDPDNEFKLPTGRYLALLSHSGSRGFGASIAQHYTKLAMSRCKLPHEARHLAWLDLNTEEGQEYWLAMNLAGDYASACHHQIHERMAVGLRATPVAMVENHHNFAWKEKDRMGNEIIVHRKGATPAGKGVLGIIPGSMTAPGYIVRGKGAESSINSASHGAGRAMSRTQAKNTLDKQAVAKHIHTAGVEVIGSGIDEAPMAYKDIKQVMESQKDLVDVVGSFQPKIVRMCGDDKFQEVD; this comes from the coding sequence ATGAAAGAAATGAAAGCAAACATTACAGGAAAAGAACTACTTGATTTAGGATACCCTGAAGGAAAAGTAATAGGTATAGCTCTTGAAATTGCGGAGCAACATTATGGATCTTGCGGAATCGAGCAAACCGCCAAAGTACTAAAATCAGTGCTTTTGAAACCGGAAGACTTTGTTAACGACAATCAATTGTCGGCTATCGCTCAGGAGTTGTTGAAGCCTAAAGATGATGTATTGCCGCTAAGGGATACGCCTGATCTTTATAAGGTATATGGAGCGGAAGGTATTGAACAGGGCGCAGTGAAGCAGATAGAAATGGCTATGAGGCTTCCTGTAGCCCGTGCCGGGGCTTTAATGCCTGATGCTCACCAGGGCTATGGTCTCCCGATCGGTGGTGTACTGGCTACTGAAAATGCAGTTATTCCTTATGGCGTGGGAGTGGATATTGGTTGCAGAATGTGTATGACTATTTATGATATCCCCGAAAGCATTTTATCAGAGCGTAAAGATGACTTGAGGAAGATGTTGATCAGAAATACCAAATTCGGAAGGGCAACCTTCTCCAGACCCAAAGATCATGAAGTGCTGGAAAATTCATTGTTTAACGAGATTAAACTTATTGGAGGTTTAAAAGACAAGGCTGCATCGCAGATTGGCTCTTCTGGTGGTGGTAATCACTTTGTTGAGTTCGGAATCACTGAAATTGAAGACCCGGATAACGAATTTAAGCTACCGACAGGCAGATACCTTGCCTTGCTGTCACACTCCGGCTCAAGGGGTTTTGGTGCATCCATAGCGCAGCACTATACCAAGCTGGCTATGAGCAGATGTAAGCTACCTCACGAAGCAAGACACTTGGCGTGGCTTGACCTGAATACTGAAGAAGGGCAGGAGTACTGGCTGGCCATGAATCTTGCGGGTGACTACGCTTCTGCTTGCCACCACCAGATCCATGAGAGAATGGCCGTTGGCCTGAGAGCGACGCCTGTAGCTATGGTCGAAAACCACCACAATTTTGCCTGGAAAGAGAAAGACCGTATGGGCAATGAGATCATTGTACATAGAAAAGGGGCTACTCCGGCCGGAAAAGGTGTGCTGGGTATTATTCCGGGATCAATGACAGCTCCGGGCTATATTGTTAGGGGCAAAGGAGCGGAGTCATCTATCAACTCGGCTTCTCATGGTGCCGGACGGGCTATGTCCAGAACTCAGGCCAAGAACACCTTGGATAAGCAGGCGGTAGCAAAACACATTCATACTGCCGGCGTAGAAGTGATCGGTTCAGGCATTGACGAAGCACCGATGGCTTACAAGGACATCAAACAAGTTATGGAGTCTCAAAAGGATTTGGTAGATGTAGTCGGCTCGTTTCAACCCAAAATTGTAAGAATGTGTGGAGACGATAAATTTCAGGAGGTAGATTAA
- a CDS encoding 3'-5' exonuclease, with the protein MNYIIFDLESTCWKEKSGRIREIIEIGAVKIDSTQYIVSEFDAFIKSVINPRLSDFCQELTSIQQSDIDKADLFPQIIGDFQAWIDIEAPYVLCSWGFYDRTQLKADCSLHGVDAAWVNAHISLKHQFAEIKKAPKARRHEISLKT; encoded by the coding sequence ATGAATTATATAATATTTGATCTGGAATCAACCTGTTGGAAAGAGAAGTCAGGCCGGATCAGGGAAATCATAGAAATAGGGGCTGTTAAAATAGATAGTACTCAATACATCGTATCAGAGTTTGATGCATTTATTAAGTCTGTTATCAATCCCAGGCTTTCAGACTTTTGCCAAGAGCTTACTTCCATTCAACAAAGTGATATCGATAAAGCAGACCTGTTTCCTCAGATAATCGGCGATTTTCAAGCCTGGATTGATATTGAAGCACCCTATGTACTTTGCTCATGGGGCTTCTATGACAGAACGCAGTTGAAGGCGGACTGTTCTCTGCATGGTGTAGACGCAGCTTGGGTCAATGCCCACATCAGCTTAAAACACCAGTTTGCTGAAATAAAAAAAGCTCCGAAGGCCCGTAGGCATGAAATCAGCCTTAAAACATGA